One Cydia pomonella isolate Wapato2018A chromosome 14, ilCydPomo1, whole genome shotgun sequence DNA segment encodes these proteins:
- the LOC133524799 gene encoding uncharacterized protein LOC133524799 isoform X1 gives MDVVAKQFIGLFQDFVQLCQLHDWPNNETSETEIKNAFLIAHHIEKCLDKFQRRNMISDVLSILNNEHDIGNMVLKNCFADPPKYILKKIITSNTKITQMDLGFKIFLQNFSEDRLEKCLSELMLEAASKETLLRNLSAEMSRDKIMQFKSNILLNELNNCEDPKEPIITMLDNCSQDTVDLLVLSLINKELKYHSAVNNIINTLITVMSKRNHEYKQFWKCLIKVDEKQFIQLCLEHGDVCKIIVKALLDCGKLLKENMSSDFFYIDLTYSELVGVVQRLCRDQSLRLEFEDIVRSSSDDWAFWENMLPS, from the coding sequence ATGGACGTGGTCGCTAAGCAATTCATCGGCCTTTTCCAAGATTTTGTGCAACTCTGCCAACTCCACGATTGGCCTAACAATGAAACGTCTGAAACAGAAATTAAAAACGCATTCCTTATAGCCCATCATATAGAAAAATGTCTTGATAAATTTCAAAGAAGAAATATGATCAGTGACGTCCTGTCCATATTGAATAATGAACATGATATTGGAAACATGGTACTCAAAAACTGTTTTGCAGATCCACCCAAATacatattaaagaaaattataactTCCAATACTAAAATAACACAAATGGATTTAGGTTTCAAAATATTTCTTCAAAATTTCTCAGAAGACAGATTGGAGAAGTGCTTGTCCGAGCTAATGTTAGAAGCAGCTTCAAAGGAAACTCTTCTTAGAAATTTATCTGCAGAAATGTCTAGAGACAAAATAATGCAGTTTAAAAGTAATATTCTATTGAATGAACTTAACAACTGTGAAGATCCAAAGGAACCTATAATTACAATGTTAGATAACTGCTCTCAGGATACAGTTGATTTACTAGtcttaagtttaataaataaggaACTGAAGTATCATAGTGCTGtgaacaatattattaacacaCTAATAACAGTAATGTCAAAACGAAATCATGAATACAAGCAATTCTGGAAATGTTTAATCAAGGTGGACGAGAAACAATTTATACAATTATGTTTAGAACATGGTGATGtgtgtaaaataattgtaaaagcTCTATTAGACTGTGGCAAGTTGCTGAAAGAGAATATGtcatcagattttttttacattgatcTTACATACTCTGAGCTTGTGGGTGTAGTGCAGAGGCTGTGCAGAGATCAGAGTTTAAGATTAGAGTTTGAAGACATAGTTAGGAGTAGTTCTGATGATTGGGCGTTTTGGGAGAATATGTTGCCATCGTga